In Musa acuminata AAA Group cultivar baxijiao chromosome BXJ3-11, Cavendish_Baxijiao_AAA, whole genome shotgun sequence, one DNA window encodes the following:
- the LOC103971243 gene encoding probable methyltransferase At1g29790: MRGPHLFLRVGVKRGVYGFTLFLAVLALLLSVVTFSRFYSQSSHLSIKAFASYLSADPRQVEGGINETVDEIIEKIVKEMARLRETTTDHSELMRERLRYIGFLTDILGLMGSVKEPLQHIGSSAHLRPSGTAAVAHPLSRSNQPYDELVEFFLVEEVRKYMRIKPNRLGKQNFMGANGTFASIGHACFSMKEEMEEYMDYDVGDFCEDDWKQAQRLMVHGCDPLPRRRCFARAPKLYTKPLPINESTWRYPDDRNVRWSHYRCKNFACLARNSTGKGFFKCADCFNLTHHEMPRWTKVVYIDPSSNSTPDFLVREVLQIKPGEIRIGLDFSVGTGSFAARMRELNVTIVTATINLGAPFSEMIALRGLIPLYLTINQRLPFFDNTLDIIHTTRFLDGWMDFILLDFVLYDWDRVLRPGGLLWIDSFFCQRKDLDDYLEAFKLLRYKKHRWVVVPKVDKDGQEVFFSAVLEKPPRPF, encoded by the coding sequence ATGAGAGGCCCACACCTGTTCTTGAGGGTCGGAGTAAAGAGAGGGGTGTATGGATTCACCTTGTTCTTGGCTGTGCTCGCGCTTCTGCTAAGCGTCGTTACGTTCTCCAGATTCTATTCTCAGAGCTCTCATTTGAGCATCAAGGCTTTTGCCAGTTATCTGAGCGCAGATCCCAGGCAGGTAGAAGGTGGAATCAATGAGACAGTGGATGAAATCATCGAGAAGATCGTCAAAGAGATGGCACGTCTGAGGGAGACGACAACAGATCACTCCGAACTGATGCGCGAGAGACTTCGATACATCGGCTTCCTCACTGATATCTTAGGCCTGATGGGGTCTGTGAAGGAACCACTGCAGCACATCGGAAGCAGTGCTCATCTCCGGCCGTCAGGAACAGCGGCGGTGGCTCATCCCTTGTCGAGAAGCAACCAGCCATACGATGAGCTCGTCGAGTTCTTCCTGGTGGAGGAGGTAAGGAAGTACATGAGGATTAAGCCCAACAGGCTGGGGAAGCAGAACTTCATGGGCGCCAATGGAACCTTTGCGAGCATCGGCCACGCCTGCTTCTCCATgaaggaggagatggaggagTACATGGACTACGATGTCGGCGACTTCTGCGAGGACGACTGGAAGCAGGCGCAGCGTCTGATGGTGCACGGCTGCGACCCGCTCCCGCGGCGGAGGTGCTTCGCGCGGGCGCCGAAGCTGTACACCAAGCCTTTGCCCATCAACGAGTCCACATGGAGGTACCCCGACGACCGCAACGTCCGCTGGAGCCATTACCGGTGCAAGAACTTCGCCTGCCTGGCGAGGAACAGCACAGGGAAAGGTTTCTTCAAGTGCGCCGACTGCTTCAATCTCACTCACCATGAGATGCCGAGATGGACGAAGGTGGTGTATATCGATCCCTCGTCGAATTCGACACCGGATTTCCTGGTACGGGAAGTGCTGCAGATCAAACCGGGGGAGATTAGAATAGGACTGGACTTCAGCGTGGGGACGGGGAGTTTTGCTGCGAGGATGAGGGAGTTAAACGTCACCATCGTCACAGCTACCATCAATCTGGGTGCCCCTTTCAGTGAGATGATTGCGCTGAGAGGACTGATCCCTCTGTACTTGACCATAAACCAGCGGCTTCCGTTCTTCGACAACACGCTCGACATCATTCACACGACGAGGTTTCTTGATGGGTGGATGGATTTCATACTCCTGGACTTCGTGTTGTATGACTGGGACAGGGTGCTGAGGCCTGGTGGTCTCCTGTGGATCGATAGCTTCTTCTGTCAGAGGAAGGATTTGGATGATTACTTGGAGGCGTTTAAGCTGCTGAGGTACAAGAAGCACAGGTGGGTGGTGGTGCCAAAGGTGGATAAAGATGGCCAAGAGGTGTTCTTCTCGGCCGTGCTGGAGAAGCCACCGAGACCTTTCTAG
- the LOC135583125 gene encoding uncharacterized protein LOC135583125, translating to MGVGRWVSLLLAFGCLFGVLDASAGDADPLYRNCVVQCEKTGNIGDHAIQHCKFSFTDVPLNGSWYMQKPLYLQWKQLNCRSDCRYYCMMQSEYQRAKLGLGPAKYHGKWPFKRVFVFQEPLSAVLSAFNLLMHFIGWLTFFILVSYKLPLRPQSRRTYYEYTGLWHIYGLLSMNAWYWSAIFHTRDFDLTEKLDYSSAVAVLGYSLILSLLRIFNVKDEASRVMFAAPILAFVTTHILYLNFYEMDYGWNMKVCLVMGVSQILMWVIWGGVTRHPSRFKLWTAMIGCALAMLLEIYDFPPFHGYVDAHALWHATTIPLTYLWWSFIKDDAKFRTSTLVKKVK from the exons ATGGGCGTCGGCCGATGGGTCTCGCTTCTTCTCGCGTTCGGATGCCTTTTTGGAGTTCTCGATGCCAGCGCTGGTGACGCGGATCCGCTCTACAG AAATTGTGTTGTGCAATGCGAAAAGACTGGAAATATTGGGGACCACGCCATCCAGCACTGCAAGTTTTCATTTACTGATGTCCCTCTCAATGGTTCATGGTATATGCAAAAGCCACTTTATTTGCAGTGGAAACAACTGAACTGCAGGAGCGACTGCCGTTACTACTGTATGATGCAGAGTGAATATCAAAGGGCAAAACTTGGTTTGGGTCCTGCTAAATATCATGGAAAATGGCCGTTCAAACGTGTATTTGTTTTCCAG GAGCCTCTTTCTGCTGTCCTCTCGGCGTTCAATCTGTTGATGCATTTCATTGGCTGGCTAACCTTTTTCATCTTAGTATCTTACAAGTTGCCTCTTAGGCCTCAAAGTCGGAGGACATACTATGAGTACACAGGCTTATGGCATATATATGGGTTATTGTCTATGAATGCTTGGTATTGGAGTGCTATATTCCATACTCG AGATTTTGACTTGACGGAAAAGTTAGATTACTCATCTGCTGTGGCTGTACTTGGATATTCTCTCATTTTGTCTCTATTGAGGATATTCAATGTGAAGGATGAGGCTTCAAGGGTTATGTTTGCTGCCCCAATTTTAGCCTTTGTGACAACACATATCTTGTACCTCAATTTCTATGAAATGGACTATG GGTGGAATATGAAAGTGTGTCTTGTGATGGGTGTTTCTCAGATTCTGATGTGGGTAATCTGGGGTGGTGTAACTCGTCATCCCTCACGCTTCAAGCTGTGGACAGCTATGATCGGATGTGCTCTTGCAATGCTTTTGGAGATTTACGACTTCCCTCCTTTTCATGGatatgtagatgctcatgctCTCTGGCATGCCACCACCATTCCCCTCACATACCTCTGGTGGAGCTTTATCAAGGATGATGCTAAATTCAGGACATCCACTCTTGTGAAAAAGGTCAAGTAA